From Ananas comosus cultivar F153 unplaced genomic scaffold, ASM154086v1, whole genome shotgun sequence, a single genomic window includes:
- the LOC109705362 gene encoding uncharacterized protein LOC109705362: protein MLVVKDNALINASYSLELTEQRLILLAILNARETGKGITAESRLEIHASEYAKHFDVSNDAAYKALKDAVDNLFNRQFSYSQFHKDTDKLKKVRSRWVSRVAYVEELAILEITFAPDVVPLITRLEQHFTSYQLEQISQLNSKYAVRLYEILIAWREVGKVPQIELEELRNKLGVEDGEYERIANFKTRVLDPAIKQINDYTDIIAAYEQYKKGRIIVGFSFKFKQKQKPKEIVAKNDICPRDPKTVDMFTGKTDAETKTAVNTKAIVKDTVPPANPLQHRASRITTAIRTNGLHDCFKQGEEGIFSTLKRIQEEIVSGGDSVADFWQNKLEEFGVVFD from the coding sequence ATGTTGGTGGTCAAAGATAATGCGTTAATCAACGCTAGTTACAGTTTAGAATTAACAGAACAACGCCTAATCCTACTCGCTATCTTGAATGCAAGAGAAACAGGTAAAGGGATTACAGCCGAAAGTAGGCTAGAGATACATGCCAGTGAATATGCCAAGCATTTTGATGTATCCAATGATGCTGCATATAAAGCCTTAAAAGATGCCGTAGACAATCTGTTTAACCGACAGTTTAGTTATAGCCAATTTCACAAGGATACAGACAAGTTAAAAAAAGTTCGGTCACGGTGGGTTAGCCGAGTTGCCTATGTCGAGGAACTGGCAATTTTGGAAATAACATTTGCTCCCGATGTCGTTCCCCTCATCACACGACTTGAACAGCATTTTACAAGTTATCAGCTTGAGCAAATATCTCAACTCAATAGTAAATACGCTGTTCGCCTATACGAAATCCTAATAGCATGGCGAGAGGTTGGGAAAGTACCTCAAATTGAGTTAGAAGAATTGAGGAATAAATTAGGGGTTGAAGATGGAGAATATGAAAGAATAGCTAATTTTAAAACTCGTGTATTAGATCCTGCAATCAAGCAAATCAATGACTACACCGACATTATAGCAGCTtatgaacaatataaaaaaggGCGGATCATTGTAGGattttcattcaaatttaaacaaaagcaaaagccAAAAGAAATAGTGGCTAAAAATGATATATGTCCACGAGATCCGAAAACAGTTGATATGTTCACTGGTAAAACCGATGCAGAGACTAAGACTGCGGTAAACACTAAGGCGATTGTCAAAGATACTGTACCGCCTGCGAATCCCTTGCAACACCGAGCAAGTCGCATCACAACTGCCATCAGAACGAATGGACTACATGACTGTTTTAAGCAGGGGGAGGAAGGCATATTTAGCACCTTAAAACGTATTCAAGAAGAAATTGTGAGCGGTGGCGATAGTGTGGCGGACTTTTGGCAAAACAAGTTAGAAGAATTTGGGGTGGTTTTTGATTAA